The genomic region CCGCCGGGCGGGCGCGCTACGACCTGGACAACCCACGTCGCCTGGCAAGCCGAAGCCGTGCTGCGCGAGGCCACCGCCCCCGCCGATCTCACCCGATGGCTGGACGGCGCGACCCTGCAACGCCTGTGGCCGGCCCTCGTGATGCCACCGCAGGTCCGCCGACTTTGGGAAGCACAATTCCCCGAGCTGGCCAACACGCGCCGACACGCCGCGTAGTGGTCGGCCAGACCCCGCCGATCCACCGCCGGCTGGCGCAGATCGCCCCACCAGCCGATGAGCAACTGCCACTGCTGCTGCCGCGTAGCGTGACCACCACGATCCCCGCACCCCGAAAGCCGCTGCCAGCGCCACCGCCAGCACCGGCGTCATCCACCGACTCGGCCACCATCGCCTCCGCACCAGCGGCAACCGGCGACGACGTCGGCCTGGCCGTGGAGGTCACCCGCATCGTTCCCGCCTCGGGCAACCTCACCGTCTGCGGACAACAGTTCTGGCTCAGCCCCACCCGCGCCGGACTCCCCGTCACCCTCTGGGCCGACACCACCGTCGTCCACCTGCTCATCAACGGCGTCCGGCTCAAAACCGTCCCGTCCCGGCTCACCCCCGCCCACCTGCGGCAGCTCCTCGACGACGATGGCCAGGCCGCCGGGCCACCACCGATCACCACCGGCACCGTCCAGGCCGGCGCCCCGATCGAGGTCGAACGGCTCGTCAATGCCACTGGCCTGATCGGTCTTGCCGGCCGGCAACACCCCGTCGGCTACCACTTCGCCGGCAGGCGGGTCACCGTCCGACTCGACCGCGGCCTCATGCAGGTCACCGCCGACGGCGTCCTCCTGCGCAGCCTGCCCAACCCCCTCACCGCCGCCGAGATCACCCGCATCCGCGACGCCCGCCCCGCCGGACCACCACCCACCCCGGCATCCGAACCGATCGTGGTCGAACGCCGCGTCAGCTGCCGCGGAGCACTCGTAATCGCCGGCCAACGCATCCACGTCGGCATCACCCACGCCGGAGCAACCCTCACCGTCGAAGCCGCCGACACCACCTTCCGCGTCCACGACGGCGACCAGATCGTCATCGAGGTCGCCCGCACCACCGTCAAGCCGATCGCCCGGTTCAAGGTCCGCAAACCCGAACCCTCACGCGCGGGTCGCAGCACCGGGTGAAGCTTGACGCCCCGGCGGTGGCATTCCTAGCTTTGTCGCTCATGAGCTGGAGCAACGGAACTGGCGGATCAGACCGTGGATAGCGTCAGGTTGACGGAGGCGCTCGGATACAGCGTCGGCGACCTGCTCCTGATCTCAGCCGAGGCGTTCGACGCGCGGGTCGCCAGGACCACGCCCCAGCGCCTGCTCATCGACTGGCCATGGTGGGAGGTCGACCCCGAGTCAGCCAACTCATGGGACGGCACTGTGGGCTTCCCTCGTGACGCTGACGCTCACGGCTGGCTCAACACACCCTGGCGACTGGAGCCCGACGCCTCCGAACTCCAAGCCGGTGACCCTTGCTTCGTCGGCATCCCACCAACGCAGGTGCGAGTTACCTCCATCGAGAGGTTCGATCCTCCCGCCGACTTCGGATTCCTCCCCCGGCCGGACTACGCGCTTGAGGTGGTTCCTGTCGACGCGATCGAGGACCAAGAAGCGGGCTACGTCCTCTACCTCAACAGCCACGAGCCGATCCACATCGAAGTTCTTGCGAACCCCAACTAACCAGGGCATACACAAGCGCTACCCTTCAACCGAAGATCGTCTAGCCGGACGTGTCACCCAGGTCCCGAGACTGATCTGTCATGGACGTCCTGAGACCCGACATAGCGTCGCAGCGTCGCAGCGTCTGTCCTGCGCCGGTTGATGGTTGACACCGCGGCCTCGGTTGACCGTTGACATGATCGCGATGGGTTGCGCGAGCGCGACTCGTCACCCGATCTGTCGTTCCGTCACGGCACTGTGCGATCACTCAGGTGTCATAGATCCTCGGTGATGGTCTCCACCCACAACGAGCCGAGGTTGAGGTCGCCCAGCGTGGGGTCGAGCATCGTCATTCGGGCGAGGAAAGCTTCGCAGGATCTATCCACCTCGGCGTGGTGCTGTTCGTGCTCGTCGGAAGGCGCGGTGTAGTGCGGCTCGGGGTGCGCTCGGAGTAGTTGAACGGCAGCGCGCCAGCGCCAGGCGACCTCCACGAACGACGCCACCGAGGCGTTGAAGTAGCAGACGGCCGGGTGGTAGAGGTTCTGATGGTAAGGACGCAGCTGTGGGTGGAGGTCGTCTGTGGTCATCGGACGCGCTCGTATGCCCATGACTCGGCCGGTGCCGGCGACCGCCCCTACTCGAATCGAGAGAGTGGGGTCGAAGTTCGCGCCATAGACGCCCAGCAGATAGAGCCTCTCGTCTGCCGAAATCAGTCGACGTTCTGGCTCGCCTGCGACGTTGGGTACTAGCGTGGGGAGGGAGTCGACTTGCGGTGCCGGGCGTAGCAGCGGTCCGTCGGGCAGGCCCCAAGTCCGCAGCGCCGATCGATCTGATCCCGGCAGGTCCCAGTGGTTGATGACTTCACCGGCGCGTACCTGGACATCCGGCTGGATCACCACGTGCAGCGGCGCGTTGAGGAGAGACAGCATCTCGTCGTACAGGCTTGGCACCCTCACCTCCAATGGCGAGAAGATCGTAGTCGCCCGTCCATATTCTTGATCGTGTAAAGGGTCAGGTGGGGCCAGAGCGTCAACCATCATGCGAGACCAGGCATAGCGTCTCAGCGTCGCAGCGCGTCGCAGCGCGTGTCGGGTCTCAGGACCTGCGTGACACATCGGTATCAGTTTTCTGGTCCATGGGGACGCCGCGCGTGCGGGAAAATCGGGTTGGTCGCCCGCCGACGTCGGTCGTCCTTGGCGCAGGTGAGGCCGTGTATCAGTTTGACGCTGGGAGCCGCCACGAGGGGCTGCGCATTGTAGCTACGAGCACGAGGGTCCGACTCTTCCTGTTTCCCCGATGGCTCCCGCGGGTGACCGTCCCCGATCCCCCTTTCCTCCTCAGAGGTTGTCATGGAAGAAGTCGATGAGCAGGAGCTACACGTCGAGCGGGTAGCCGCGCTTGATCTTGGCAAGGCGGTGTTGGAGGCGTGTGTGCGGGTGCCGCACGAGTCCAGGCCGGGCCGGCGGATGCAGGAGGTGCGGACCTACCCGACCACCACGGTGGCGTTGCTGCAGATGGCGGACTGGTTCCGCATCTGGGGTGTGACCCGGGTGGTCATGGAAAGCACCAGCGACTACTGGAAAGGTGCCTACTACCTGCTGGAGGCGGAGGGCTTCGAGTGCTGGCTGGTCAACGCCCGGGACGTCAAGAACGTCCCGGGCCGAGCCAAGACCGACAAGCTCGATGTGGTGTGGCTGGCCAAGGTTGCCGAGCGGGGTATGTGCCGACCGTCGCTGGTGCAGCCCCGACCGATCCGGGAGTTACGCAACCTGACCCGGTACCGGCGTTCTCTGATCCGCGATCGCACCCGGGAGATGCAACGGGCGGAGAAGCTGCTTGAGGACGCCCAGATCAAGCTGTCCTCGGTGGTCAGTGAGCTGTTCGGGGTGACCGGGCGGCTGATCCTGGACGCGTTGGTCGCCGGGCAGCGCGACCCGAGGGTGCTCGCGCAGTTGGCCAAGGGCCGCCTACGGCCGAAGATCGCACAGCTGCAGGAGGCGTTGCGCGGGTTCTTCACCGATCATCACGGTGCCATCCTGGCGATGATGCTTTCCAACATCGACCGGCTCACCGCCCAGATCGCCGCCCTGGACACGATGGTCGAGCAGGCGATCACCCCGTTCGCACATCAAGCACAGCAGTTGGCGCAGATCACCGGAGCCGGCCCCATCGCCGCGCAGGAGATCATCGCCGAAGTGGGCGTAGACATGGCCCGGTTCCCGTCCGCCGCCCACCTGGTGTCCTGGGCCAAGTTCTGCCCACAGACCCACGAGTCGGCCGGCAAGAAGAAGAACAAGGGCCGTGCCAAGGGCAACCCCTGGCTGGCCGCCACCCTGGGCAACATCGCCGCGACCGTCGCCCGCAGCGGTGCCGGCTTCCTCGGCGCCCGGCACCGACGCATCGCCCGACGCCGCGGGCCGCAGAAAGCGATTGTCGCCACCGGCAACTGCGTGCTGACCATCGCCTACCATCTGCTGTCCGACCCCACCGCCCAGTTCCACGACCTCGGCGCCGACTACTTCACCACGCGCATCGACAGGAACCGCCGGGCCCGCAGCCTGGCCGCCGCACTGCAAGCCGTCACCGGCCAGAAGATCACCATCCGGGATGGCCAAGCGATCATCGAAGTCCAAGCCGCGTAACCTCACCGCTGTCACGCAACGACAGCACTCCACACGGCACGCTGTCGGGGCGCTGCCCCGACGCTGCCGCCTGCCCACACGTCCGTTGATTTACGGGTCAGGAGCTGCGTAACACTCCGCCACCGGTGGCACTGGCCCGCCGCCGTGGCTGATCAGAACCGCTGGCGACGGTTGGAAGGATCTGACGCCTCTACCGTCACCCGCCAAGGGCGAGCCTGTTCGGCCCCAGGCCGCAGCAGCACATCCACATCCACCAGCGCTGTCGCATGGTACGACTGTCAGTGGCTGACAGAAACGGCAGAAACGGGGCGAATCGATGGCGGGTGGCGCACCCCGGCTGCTGCGGGAACCGGAGGAGCAGCGGGCGACCTTCCTGGACCTGTTCCTCGACCTGGTGTTTGTCTTCGCGCTCTTCCGGCTCTCGCAAGGGCTGCTGGACCATCTGAGCTGGAGCGGCGCCTTCAAGACGCTGGTGCTGCTGCTCGCCGTGTGGTGTGTGTGGATCCACACCGATTGGTCGACGTGGAGAGCTCGCTCGACGTCGGGGGCAGCCGACAGAGCCGATTTGCGCCGGACGGCGATACAGGTGCTGGTCATCGGGTCCATGTTCGGCAGCTTGGTGCTGGCGGCCGCGGTGCCTGAGGCGTTCGGCGAACACGGCCCGGTCTTCGCCGGCGCGTACGTCGCCATTCAGGTCGGTCGCAGCCTGTTTCTCGTGATCGTTAGGCGTGGCGACAAGCGGGCGCAGCGTCCCGAGGTGCGGCTGCTGTTCTGGTTCGGCGTGTCGGCGGTGCTGTGGATCGCGGGCGCCGTCATGCAGGGTTGGCCGCGTGCGGTGCTGTGGGCGCTAGCGGTGGCCGTGGACTATACGGCGGCCAGCCTCGGCTGGCCCACGCCGAGGCGCGGCCGCGCCAGTGCGGCGGAGTTTTCGGTCTCGGGCGAGTTCCTGGCCGAGCGGCATCGGCAGTTTTTCATCATCGCGCTCGGCGAGCTGATCCTGGTGGCGGGGTTCGGGCTCAGCAGCAACGCCTTCGAGGCTGACCACAGCGCGGCGGTCGTGGTGGCGTTCGCGACCACGGTGCTGCTGTGGCGAATCTACATCCGCCGTGCCGGGAAGGTGTTGGGCGAGGCCGTCGACGCGGCCCCTGATCCGCTCCGCGTTGCCCTGTCGACGATGTACGCCCACCCGGTCATGGTCGCCGGCATCATCGCGATCTCCGTCGGCGACGAACTCGTCATCGAGCACCCGTTCGGGCACACACCACCGGCGTGGGTCGCCGTCATCCTCGGCGGACCCGCACTGTTCCTCGCCGGACGGACCATCTTCGAGTACGCGGTGTTCGGCCGGGTGTCCCGAATCCGCGTGGCC from Micromonospora sp. WMMD812 harbors:
- a CDS encoding SUKH-4 family immunity protein; translated protein: MPSLYDEMLSLLNAPLHVVIQPDVQVRAGEVINHWDLPGSDRSALRTWGLPDGPLLRPAPQVDSLPTLVPNVAGEPERRLISADERLYLLGVYGANFDPTLSIRVGAVAGTGRVMGIRARPMTTDDLHPQLRPYHQNLYHPAVCYFNASVASFVEVAWRWRAAVQLLRAHPEPHYTAPSDEHEQHHAEVDRSCEAFLARMTMLDPTLGDLNLGSLWVETITEDL
- a CDS encoding IS110 family transposase; translation: MEEVDEQELHVERVAALDLGKAVLEACVRVPHESRPGRRMQEVRTYPTTTVALLQMADWFRIWGVTRVVMESTSDYWKGAYYLLEAEGFECWLVNARDVKNVPGRAKTDKLDVVWLAKVAERGMCRPSLVQPRPIRELRNLTRYRRSLIRDRTREMQRAEKLLEDAQIKLSSVVSELFGVTGRLILDALVAGQRDPRVLAQLAKGRLRPKIAQLQEALRGFFTDHHGAILAMMLSNIDRLTAQIAALDTMVEQAITPFAHQAQQLAQITGAGPIAAQEIIAEVGVDMARFPSAAHLVSWAKFCPQTHESAGKKKNKGRAKGNPWLAATLGNIAATVARSGAGFLGARHRRIARRRGPQKAIVATGNCVLTIAYHLLSDPTAQFHDLGADYFTTRIDRNRRARSLAAALQAVTGQKITIRDGQAIIEVQAA
- a CDS encoding low temperature requirement protein A, giving the protein MAGGAPRLLREPEEQRATFLDLFLDLVFVFALFRLSQGLLDHLSWSGAFKTLVLLLAVWCVWIHTDWSTWRARSTSGAADRADLRRTAIQVLVIGSMFGSLVLAAAVPEAFGEHGPVFAGAYVAIQVGRSLFLVIVRRGDKRAQRPEVRLLFWFGVSAVLWIAGAVMQGWPRAVLWALAVAVDYTAASLGWPTPRRGRASAAEFSVSGEFLAERHRQFFIIALGELILVAGFGLSSNAFEADHSAAVVVAFATTVLLWRIYIRRAGKVLGEAVDAAPDPLRVALSTMYAHPVMVAGIIAISVGDELVIEHPFGHTPPAWVAVILGGPALFLAGRTIFEYAVFGRVSRIRVAGVLVLAAISPTMIFLPPVFVAAAAALVLAGIAVSDAARARGRPLEPPSPPG